From the Nodularia sp. NIES-3585 genome, one window contains:
- the lexA gene encoding transcriptional repressor LexA, producing MERLTEAQQELYDWLVEYIKIHQYSPSIRQMMEAMKLKSPAPIQSRLEHLRTKGYIDWNEGKARTIRILHPVKQGIPILGTIAAGGLIEPFTDAIDHLDFSNISLPPQSYGLRVAGDSMIEDLIADGDLVFLHPVLEPDQLKNGTIVAARVDGYGTTLKRFYRQGDRVTLKPANSKYKPIEVLATQVQVQGSLVGVWRGY from the coding sequence ATGGAACGTCTCACAGAAGCTCAACAAGAATTATACGATTGGTTGGTAGAATATATCAAAATTCACCAATATTCTCCTTCCATTCGGCAAATGATGGAAGCAATGAAGCTGAAATCACCTGCACCGATTCAAAGTCGTTTAGAGCATTTACGTACCAAAGGTTATATAGACTGGAATGAAGGTAAGGCACGAACGATTCGGATTTTGCATCCGGTGAAGCAAGGTATTCCAATTTTAGGCACAATTGCGGCTGGTGGTTTAATTGAACCGTTTACTGATGCTATAGATCATTTAGACTTTTCTAATATTTCTTTACCTCCCCAAAGCTACGGTTTACGGGTAGCTGGGGATAGCATGATTGAAGATTTAATTGCTGATGGCGATTTGGTATTTCTACATCCAGTGTTAGAACCAGACCAGTTAAAGAATGGAACTATTGTCGCTGCGAGAGTTGATGGCTATGGTACTACTTTAAAACGTTTTTATCGCCAAGGCGATCGCGTTACCCTCAAGCCTGCTAATTCTAAATATAAGCCCATTGAGGTACTCGCTACACAAGTGCAGGTACAGGGTTCTCTGGTGGGGGTTTGGCGCGGTTATTGA
- a CDS encoding DNA phosphorothioation system restriction enzyme yields MINYLVQERSTFRLKVPFVRERQGSYQTRQPLPGCPILPASLQLRQYQRQAITSWFANNGRGTLKMATGSGKTITALAIACELYQQINLQVLLVVCPYRHLVTQWARECEKFNLQPILAFENLRTWQSQLSTQLYNLRSGSQNFVTVITTNSTLISDGFQSQLKYFPPKTLIIGDEAHNLGSPKLDENLPRRVGLRLALSATPERYFDDYGTQSLFDYFGSVLQPEFNLKDAIAQGALVHYLYYPILVELTETESMAYLKLTKKIGRALLYRERENGAARNFEDNEDLKPLLMQRARLIGTAENKLTALRELMETRRESTHTLFYCSDGSQETGQRSSLRQLKAVAKILGVDLGYRVSTYTAHTSLKERETLRRQFESGELQGLVAIRCLDEGVDIPAIQTAVILSSSGNPRQFIQRRGRVLRPHIGKERATIFDMIVLPPDLDRETIEIERNLLKKELRRFVEFADLADNAGEARMKLLNLQKRYGLLDICIGSISGGRGGK; encoded by the coding sequence ATGATTAATTATTTAGTGCAGGAACGGTCTACTTTTAGGCTAAAAGTTCCATTTGTGAGGGAACGTCAGGGGAGTTATCAAACTCGTCAGCCATTACCTGGATGCCCAATTCTGCCTGCATCTCTGCAATTACGGCAGTATCAGCGACAGGCTATTACTAGCTGGTTTGCCAACAATGGCAGAGGAACGCTGAAAATGGCTACTGGTAGTGGTAAGACTATTACAGCTCTAGCGATCGCTTGTGAATTATACCAGCAAATTAATTTACAAGTGTTATTAGTGGTGTGTCCTTATCGTCATCTGGTCACCCAATGGGCGCGAGAATGTGAGAAGTTTAACTTACAGCCTATTTTAGCTTTCGAGAATTTACGCACTTGGCAAAGTCAACTATCTACGCAACTGTATAATCTGCGTTCCGGTTCGCAAAACTTTGTCACGGTAATTACTACCAACTCCACATTAATTAGTGATGGTTTTCAGTCCCAACTTAAGTATTTTCCTCCCAAGACTTTAATTATCGGTGATGAAGCGCATAATTTAGGCTCACCAAAGTTAGACGAAAATTTACCTCGTCGCGTGGGGTTACGACTGGCTTTATCGGCTACACCAGAGAGGTATTTTGATGACTATGGGACGCAATCGTTATTTGATTACTTTGGTTCAGTGCTACAACCAGAGTTTAACTTAAAGGATGCGATCGCTCAAGGGGCTTTAGTACATTATTTGTATTATCCCATACTTGTAGAACTGACCGAAACCGAAAGTATGGCTTATTTAAAGTTAACCAAAAAAATCGGGCGCGCTTTATTATATAGAGAACGAGAAAATGGCGCAGCGCGAAACTTTGAAGACAACGAAGACTTAAAACCCTTATTAATGCAACGCGCCAGATTAATTGGTACAGCAGAAAATAAATTAACCGCTTTGCGAGAATTAATGGAGACTCGGCGAGAAAGCACCCACACACTATTTTATTGTAGCGATGGTTCCCAAGAAACCGGACAACGTTCATCCTTGCGTCAACTCAAAGCCGTAGCCAAAATACTCGGTGTAGACTTAGGATATAGAGTCAGCACATACACAGCCCACACTTCCCTCAAAGAAAGAGAAACCTTACGCCGTCAATTTGAAAGTGGAGAATTACAGGGTTTAGTCGCAATACGCTGCTTAGACGAAGGAGTTGATATACCAGCCATTCAAACAGCCGTAATTTTATCAAGTTCTGGAAATCCGCGCCAGTTCATACAGCGCCGGGGGAGAGTATTACGCCCTCACATTGGTAAAGAACGCGCCACCATATTCGATATGATCGTTTTACCACCAGACCTAGATAGAGAAACCATAGAAATAGAACGCAATCTGTTAAAGAAAGAACTACGCCGCTTCGTTGAATTTGCCGACTTAGCCGATAACGCCGGCGAAGCTAGAATGAAACTACTAAACTTACAAAAACGTTACGGATTATTAGATATTTGTATCGGCTCAATAAGTGGGGGTAGGGGAGGAAAATAA
- a CDS encoding transposase: MTQKLIKSDFSELDLLQTIEPKGIADESMRQTVEVLLNLIEQLQSKVKGLESENQRLRDENNRLKGEQGQPEIKAKNKKGFNNKHSSEEERKTPKKHSKGSKNQTIKIDREQILEYPQDKLPEDAKFKGYEEVIVQNIILETDNVLFRKEKYYSALEKKTYLAELPCGYEGEFGPGIKTLVISLYYGGNMTQGKLLEFLEDIGISMSAGYLSNLLIKNHTDFESEKTEVYSAGLASSPWQHFDQTAARVAGVNYTTNVVCNPLYTVYLTTAKKDRLSVLLGLQNGRELEFILNQLTSELLENFQLPTKWKNALKLLPQETVLSQGQFNTLLDIYLPKLGSQQRTRIMEAAAITFYHQQTDWPVVQTLVCDDAPQFKLLTDNIALCWVHEGRHYKKLSPFIACHQKSLDEFLDKFWKYYRKLLAYRDSPHQQQADELRAEFWTLFSTDSGYEQLDERKRLTRLKISELLRVLEHPELPLHNNPAELAARTMVQRRNISYATQTLEGTQAWDTFMSLVATTRKLGISFFEYIRDRISQVGNIPSLGSIIREKSVLNPFGCSWVLE, from the coding sequence ATGACGCAAAAGCTTATTAAGAGTGACTTTTCCGAATTAGATTTGCTGCAAACCATCGAGCCAAAAGGGATTGCAGACGAATCCATGCGTCAGACAGTAGAGGTATTATTGAACCTCATCGAGCAATTACAATCAAAAGTAAAAGGCTTAGAGTCAGAGAATCAACGGTTAAGAGATGAAAATAATCGGCTCAAGGGAGAACAAGGTCAGCCAGAGATAAAAGCCAAGAACAAGAAAGGCTTTAATAACAAGCACTCATCAGAAGAAGAAAGAAAAACCCCAAAAAAGCACTCCAAGGGCAGTAAAAATCAAACAATTAAAATAGACCGGGAACAAATACTAGAATATCCCCAAGACAAACTACCAGAAGATGCAAAGTTTAAAGGGTATGAAGAAGTAATTGTCCAAAACATCATCCTGGAAACCGACAACGTACTATTCCGCAAAGAGAAATACTACTCAGCTTTAGAAAAGAAAACTTATCTAGCAGAACTGCCTTGCGGTTACGAAGGAGAATTTGGACCAGGAATAAAAACCTTAGTTATCAGCTTGTACTACGGGGGTAACATGACCCAAGGCAAGTTGTTAGAATTCTTAGAGGATATAGGCATTTCCATGTCAGCAGGCTATTTATCAAACCTACTGATTAAAAACCATACTGATTTTGAAAGTGAGAAAACCGAAGTATATTCAGCAGGACTAGCGAGCAGTCCTTGGCAGCACTTTGACCAGACTGCTGCTCGCGTTGCTGGGGTGAACTACACAACTAATGTAGTGTGTAACCCTTTGTATACAGTCTACTTGACAACTGCCAAGAAAGACCGATTGAGTGTACTACTGGGATTGCAAAATGGAAGAGAACTTGAATTTATCCTCAATCAACTTACAAGTGAGTTGTTGGAAAATTTCCAACTTCCGACTAAATGGAAGAATGCTCTCAAACTATTACCTCAAGAAACTGTATTGAGTCAGGGACAATTTAATACTCTACTTGATATATATCTGCCCAAACTGGGTTCCCAACAACGTACCCGAATCATGGAAGCCGCCGCTATTACTTTCTATCATCAGCAAACTGATTGGCCTGTGGTGCAAACTCTCGTCTGCGATGATGCCCCCCAATTCAAATTACTGACTGATAATATAGCTTTGTGTTGGGTACATGAGGGACGACATTACAAAAAATTGAGTCCGTTTATTGCTTGTCACCAAAAGAGTTTAGATGAATTTCTGGATAAGTTCTGGAAATATTACCGGAAATTATTAGCTTATCGAGATTCTCCCCATCAACAGCAAGCTGACGAACTTAGAGCAGAATTTTGGACACTTTTTTCCACAGACAGTGGTTATGAACAGTTGGATGAGCGAAAACGATTAACGCGCCTGAAAATTTCGGAATTGCTCAGAGTTTTAGAGCATCCTGAATTACCTTTGCACAATAATCCGGCGGAGTTAGCTGCTCGGACGATGGTACAACGGCGTAATATTAGTTATGCAACTCAGACTCTTGAGGGTACTCAGGCTTGGGATACTTTTATGTCTCTTGTTGCCACTACTCGTAAGTTGGGTATCAGCTTTTTTGAATATATCCGTGACCGCATTTCTCAGGTGGGAAATATTCCCTCTTTGGGGTCTATTATTCGCGAAAAATCTGTTCTCAACCCCTTTGGTTGCTCATGGGTTCTTGAATAA